A window from Deltaproteobacteria bacterium encodes these proteins:
- the smpB gene encoding SsrA-binding protein SmpB: MTKEARERDITQNRRAFHDYHILERFEAGLVLTGSEVKSLRDHRAHLKDAYARFFGDELFLVGSHISPYGPASQFGHDPVRTRKLLMHRKELERLRGRVQERGLTLVPLRLYWSKGRAKAELGLAQGKKLHDKRAAIRERMERREVDRAMARGRQRR; the protein is encoded by the coding sequence GTGACGAAGGAGGCCCGCGAACGGGACATCACGCAGAACCGCCGGGCCTTTCACGACTATCACATCCTCGAGCGCTTCGAGGCCGGCCTGGTGCTGACCGGCAGCGAGGTCAAGTCGCTGCGCGACCACCGCGCGCACCTGAAGGACGCGTATGCCCGCTTCTTCGGCGACGAGCTCTTCCTGGTGGGCTCGCACATCAGTCCCTACGGGCCGGCGAGCCAGTTCGGCCACGACCCGGTGCGGACGCGGAAGCTGCTGATGCACCGCAAGGAGCTCGAGCGCCTGCGCGGCAGGGTGCAGGAGCGCGGCCTCACGCTCGTCCCGCTCCGCCTCTACTGGTCGAAGGGCAGGGCGAAGGCGGAGCTGGGACTGGCGCAGGGGAAGAAGCTCCACGACAAGCGCGCCGCGATCCGCGAGCGCATGGAGCGGCGCGAGGTCGATCGAGCGATGGCGCGCGGGCGGCAGAGGCGCTGA
- a CDS encoding aspartate 1-decarboxylase, protein MMRKMLRAKIHRATVMQADVDYEGSITIDRRLMEATDLLPHEAVSVWNVTNGSRFETYAVEGPPDSGVICVNGAAAHLVRPGDLVIIAAFTWLEEEAARAHQPRVVFVDERNRIRDRRAEVPGPMRAAG, encoded by the coding sequence ATGATGCGCAAGATGCTGCGGGCCAAGATCCACCGCGCCACCGTGATGCAGGCAGACGTCGACTACGAGGGCTCGATCACCATCGACCGCCGCCTGATGGAGGCGACCGACCTGCTCCCCCACGAGGCGGTCTCGGTCTGGAACGTGACCAACGGCAGCCGCTTCGAGACCTACGCGGTCGAGGGCCCGCCCGACTCGGGCGTCATCTGCGTGAACGGCGCCGCGGCGCACCTCGTCCGTCCCGGCGACCTCGTCATCATCGCCGCCTTCACCTGGCTCGAGGAGGAGGCGGCGCGTGCGCACCAGCCCAGGGTCGTGTTCGTCGACGAGCGCAATCGCATTCGCGACCGCCGGGCCGAGGTGCCCGGGCCGATGAGGGCGGCCGGGTGA